From a single Macrobrachium rosenbergii isolate ZJJX-2024 chromosome 7, ASM4041242v1, whole genome shotgun sequence genomic region:
- the LOC136840112 gene encoding uncharacterized protein — translation MGDSDAEWVGVDFEFGQADTTTTTRRPARPRQPRPTFTEKPLPVPAPRPDAPEVEGPPTDLANSGSVTVISSVIGGLLGVVLILLVVYMVVLRRRLNKAKVASTDSQYQLRVEDVAHLTHLDETTNTYVNTTDLQKLLTSVKAKGNAQEKPPPTMPKILHQTPTPYRAAAGNKSLTTQGSTENNGYTSDSDIVVLRAPMPLPHDNDLYDTCTPENNWNSNLYPETEVLYSNLEQTEPFKLSKPPPRRKLEAPAAAPPPPPTKQKDVSGGGHSLEKSEPTSPTVIARPAPPPPKLVKTKSSETIDPPSSKIPLVPGNSKYIPPVAPKPNKSGESTVANLESSDSLAAPLKNSKPMLPPASKPTPPVASKPTPPVMSKPTLPATGKPVPPAAKPAPPTAMKPGVTTKAKGLPPLKMALIPSLNRSSLDNCTTPDTGIIELTPENTPTPDTGSISSKIAFLEGKMKTPILPIRGKP, via the exons ATGGGAGACAGCGATGCAGAGTGGGTCGGAGTGGACTTTG AGTTTGGGCAAGCTGATACAACCACTACAACTCGGAGACCAGCAAGGCCTAGACAACCAAGACCAACATTCACTGagaagccactgccagtgccagCACCTCGTCCAGATGCCCCTGAAGTAGAGGGCCCACCAACAGATCTGGCGAATTCTGGTTCTGTGACTGTTATCTCCAGTGTCATTGGGGGACTGCTGGGCGTTGTGCTAATACTTCTTGTAGTCTACATGGTGGTCTTAAGACGGCGCTTAAACAAG gcCAAAGTTGCAAGCACAGATTCCCAATACCAGCTGCGTGTTGAAGATGTGGCACATCTGACACATCTTGATGAAACAACCAACACATATGTGAACACTACTGATCTACAAAAGCTCTTGACATCCGTCAAAGCTAAAGGTAACGCCCAGGAAAAGCCACCTCCAACTATGCCGAAAATTTTGCATCAGACACCAACTCCATACCGAGCTGCTGCTGGTAATAAATCCCTTACAACCCAAGGCTCCACAGAAAATAATGGCTACACCTCTGATTCTGATATTGTGGTACTCAGGGCACCGATGCCCCTTCCACATGACAATGATCTTTACGACACTTGCACACCAGAAAATAACTGGAACTCGAATCTCTACCCAGAAACTGAGGTTCTTTATTCCAACCTTGAACAAACAGAACCTTTCAAGTTATCAAAGCCACCACCTCGCAGAAAGCTTGAAGCCCCTGCAGCTGcacctcctcccccacccacaAAACAGAAAGACGTATCAGGTGGTGGCCACAGTTTGGAAAAATCCGAACCCACATCTCCCACAGTTATTGCCCGGCCTGCCCCTCCACCACCAAAATTGGTGAAAACCAAATCGAGTGAAACAATAGACCCTCCAAGTTCAAAGATACCACTGGTGCCTGGAAACTCTAAATATATTCCTCCTGTTGCACCAAAGCCTAACAAAAGTGGGGAGTCAACTGTAGCCAACTTAGAATCATCagattcccttgctgcgcccctGAAGAATTCCAAACCCATGCTACCACCAGCCTCTAAACCCACTCCTCCAGTAGCCAGCAAACCTACTCCTCCAGTAATGAGCAAACCTACTCTTCCAGCAACAGGCAAACCAGTTCCTCCAGCTGCTAAACCTGCTCCTCCAACTGCAATGAAGCCTGGAGTGACTACAAAAGCAAAGGGGTTACCCCCTCTGAAAATGGCCCTCATCCCTTCATTAAATAGGAGTTCATTAGATAACTGCACCACCCCTGATACAGGTATAATAGAACTAACACCTGAAAATACCCCAACACCTGATACAGGCTCCATAAGTTCTAAAATTGCTTTcttggaaggaaaaatgaaaacacccATTTTACCAATCAGGGGTAAGCCTTAG
- the LOC136839955 gene encoding proteasome subunit alpha type-5-like has product MDLPHILQFGAKAIGSGSEGAQQSLQESYHLLIFACQSGRGLPFFQSMTLQEALKIALTVLKQVMEEKVSGSNVEVAAVTPDKGFHRYPQNEVEAIISNL; this is encoded by the exons ATGGATCTTCCGCACATTCTCCAGTTTGGTGCAAAAGCCATTGGATCCGGATCTGAGGGTGCACAACAGTCACTGCAAGAATCTTATCATTTGTTGATTTTTGCCTGTCAGTCAG GACGTGGATTACCCTTTTTTCAGTCCATGACTCTTCAAGAGGCCCTGAAGATTGCTCTAACGGTGTTGAAACAGGTAATGGAAGAAAAAGTTAGTGGGTCTAATGTGGAGGTGGCAGCTGTCACCCCAGACAAAGGATTCCATCGTTACCCTCAAAATGAAGTGGAAGCCATCATTTCTAACCTTTAG